In the genome of Persephonella sp. KM09-Lau-8, one region contains:
- a CDS encoding cbb3-type cytochrome c oxidase subunit II — protein MGKMERFSFVALVAGIIFFLFADFISWALPMFVLKDIPKKTVEDLAAEAIAKNTTAWSDFNKLARYYPETFKKLCEYTEAFSGATEVIKDCKPNGKTLAKALRIGHRWYVAEGCWNCHSQMVRPVSNETLRFGIPGVSNTVSYPSEYNNELQAPVLWGTKRVGPDLIREAAVHNVGWQVAHLYDPASTSPGTNMPGYPWFFEKDKDGNIIPNVRGFALLTYVMWLGSWEVKPPKSFRIETAEK, from the coding sequence ATGGGTAAGATGGAACGTTTTTCATTTGTAGCGTTAGTAGCAGGAATTATATTCTTCCTGTTTGCTGACTTTATATCTTGGGCTCTGCCTATGTTTGTTCTAAAAGATATACCTAAGAAAACTGTTGAAGACCTGGCAGCTGAAGCTATAGCTAAAAACACGACAGCATGGTCTGATTTCAATAAACTTGCAAGATATTATCCTGAAACATTTAAAAAGCTGTGTGAATATACAGAAGCTTTTAGCGGAGCAACTGAAGTAATTAAGGATTGTAAACCTAACGGTAAAACACTGGCTAAAGCCCTCAGAATAGGACACAGATGGTATGTTGCTGAAGGATGCTGGAACTGCCACTCTCAGATGGTAAGACCGGTGTCTAACGAAACCCTGAGATTTGGTATCCCAGGAGTATCTAATACAGTATCTTATCCATCAGAATACAACAACGAACTTCAAGCTCCTGTTCTCTGGGGAACAAAAAGGGTTGGACCAGACCTGATTAGAGAAGCTGCTGTTCACAACGTAGGATGGCAGGTTGCTCACCTTTACGACCCTGCAAGTACTTCTCCAGGAACAAATATGCCTGGATATCCATGGTTTTTCGAAAAGGATAAAGACGGAAATATTATTCCAAACGTAAGAGGTTTTGCTCTTCTCACTTATGTAATGTGGCTTGGAAGCTGGGAAGTAAAACCTCCAAAGAGCTTCAGAATTGAAACTGCTGAAAAATAA
- a CDS encoding cbb3-type cytochrome c oxidase subunit I, whose translation MAANNTQELQNLVNYGLVKAHVAMGLVFFIIVGLMGFLYSLQLDGVYPFPGIEFLSPGRIRMIHTAGAAYGFLVNMFTGLLYWAVPRFTGYRILSDALGWFMFIALQAAVLITVVAILFLGMADNVEWGETPWWLDPIIVFWLLLALMQFGAPLYKASQRGPLYVSGWYIAAMLVWTPLVVFMGNLIPRFWSVGSGAGAVQSTFIHDLVGLYVTPVAWGLMYYFVPVIMKKPMWSHGLSLLGFWGLAFFYPMNGVHHFLWSPIPMFAQYSAVFATVAVEFAVTSVLINFMMTLRGSAEQLKYNVPLRYMYTGAIFYWITCFQCAFHVTLTFQKVIHFTDWVTGHAHLIMFGTFGLWVLGMAEYVWPRLFGKETMYSKGLSEGAYWLLMIGVLAMFFDLTAGGLVQGFDWIGLNPWIDSVNFSKPFWYFRSIAGIMMLTGLFMYALNFYKTATAKAGLTAELREV comes from the coding sequence ATGGCAGCTAATAATACACAAGAACTTCAAAACCTTGTCAACTATGGGCTTGTAAAAGCTCATGTGGCAATGGGTTTGGTTTTCTTCATCATCGTTGGTTTAATGGGATTCTTATATTCTCTTCAACTTGACGGTGTTTATCCATTTCCAGGAATAGAGTTTCTCTCTCCTGGAAGAATTAGAATGATACACACAGCTGGTGCTGCTTATGGATTCCTGGTTAACATGTTTACAGGACTTTTATACTGGGCAGTTCCAAGATTTACTGGATACAGAATTTTAAGTGATGCTCTTGGATGGTTTATGTTCATCGCACTTCAAGCAGCTGTTCTTATAACTGTTGTAGCTATTCTCTTCCTTGGAATGGCTGATAACGTTGAATGGGGTGAAACTCCTTGGTGGTTAGACCCAATAATTGTATTCTGGCTATTACTTGCTTTAATGCAGTTTGGTGCTCCACTTTATAAGGCTTCACAAAGAGGTCCACTTTACGTTTCTGGTTGGTATATTGCTGCTATGCTTGTATGGACACCACTTGTTGTGTTCATGGGTAACCTGATCCCAAGATTCTGGTCTGTAGGTTCTGGAGCAGGTGCTGTTCAGTCAACATTTATCCATGACCTTGTTGGACTTTACGTTACACCAGTTGCTTGGGGATTAATGTATTACTTCGTACCAGTTATTATGAAAAAGCCAATGTGGTCTCACGGATTATCACTTCTTGGTTTCTGGGGACTTGCATTCTTCTATCCAATGAATGGTGTTCACCACTTCCTGTGGTCACCAATACCAATGTTTGCACAATACTCTGCAGTATTCGCAACAGTTGCGGTTGAGTTCGCTGTAACATCTGTTCTGATTAACTTCATGATGACACTCAGAGGTTCTGCAGAACAGCTCAAATACAATGTTCCATTAAGATATATGTATACAGGAGCTATCTTTTACTGGATTACTTGCTTCCAGTGTGCGTTCCACGTAACACTCACATTCCAAAAAGTAATCCACTTTACTGACTGGGTAACAGGACACGCTCACTTAATCATGTTTGGAACATTCGGTCTGTGGGTTCTTGGAATGGCTGAGTATGTATGGCCAAGACTGTTTGGAAAAGAAACCATGTACTCAAAAGGACTTTCTGAAGGTGCTTACTGGCTCCTTATGATTGGAGTTCTGGCAATGTTCTTTGACCTTACAGCTGGTGGTCTTGTTCAAGGATTTGACTGGATTGGACTTAACCCATGGATTGACTCTGTAAACTTCTCTAAGCCATTCTGGTACTTCAGATCTATAGCTGGAATAATGATGCTTACAGGACTGTTCATGTATGCTCTGAACTTCTACAAAACTGCTACAGCTAAAGCTGGTCTTACAGCAGAGCTCAGAGAAGTATAA
- a CDS encoding MtnX-like HAD-IB family phosphatase, which produces MSAIFFSDFDGTITEQDVIDAIMAEFAPPEYKKIQKDLFSGKIDIDIGIRQMFQLIPSHKKDEIVQWVKENIKLREGFSEFLEFLNRKNIPFVVLSGGVDLYIYPLLESYLDKIAHIYCNRISLHKEKMDVKFIYRCGEKCKRNCGICKPYIMENYYRNYSLKLYAGDGITDLDACQYSDIIFSTGQLKSMLEENMMEGKRVFKFNRFSEIIQNPIF; this is translated from the coding sequence ATGTCAGCTATATTTTTCTCCGATTTTGATGGAACAATAACAGAACAGGATGTTATTGATGCCATAATGGCTGAATTTGCCCCACCAGAATACAAAAAAATCCAGAAAGATTTATTCTCAGGAAAAATAGATATAGATATTGGAATTCGTCAGATGTTCCAGCTTATACCATCCCATAAAAAAGATGAAATAGTCCAGTGGGTTAAAGAAAATATAAAGCTCAGAGAAGGTTTTTCGGAGTTCTTAGAATTTTTAAACAGAAAAAATATTCCTTTTGTTGTTTTAAGTGGAGGAGTAGACCTATATATTTATCCATTGCTGGAGAGTTATCTGGATAAAATAGCACATATATACTGTAATAGAATATCTCTTCACAAAGAAAAAATGGATGTTAAATTTATATATAGATGCGGGGAGAAATGCAAAAGAAATTGTGGTATATGTAAACCATACATAATGGAAAATTACTATAGAAATTATAGTTTAAAATTATATGCAGGAGACGGGATTACAGATCTTGACGCATGTCAATATAGTGATATAATTTTTTCAACAGGGCAGCTCAAATCAATGTTAGAAGAAAATATGATGGAGGGTAAGAGGGTTTTCAAATTCAATAGATTCTCCGAAATAATACAAAATCCAATATTCTAA
- a CDS encoding c-type cytochrome has translation MGENTAVKWILFFFFPALFIYGLLHVYSSKPAQAKKTKDLTAQEEAGRKVYNKFCVGCHGVNGDGNTQAAKFFKDKPPNFHTAVFRWKSTPEGCLPTDEDLLHVLNWGLPQTPMPSFKLVPEVQKRAVIAYIKTFARDKWEKGQPDPEKCQSVYKEIKRPADFGSPELIQRGKELYAQNCTACHGEQGAGDGPVATTLPVPPTDLTYPVRAAGPDPEDTFRVLTVGLEGSPMPAFGHLSERDRWALVSYIAYLMNKQK, from the coding sequence ATGGGAGAAAACACGGCCGTCAAATGGATCCTGTTCTTCTTCTTCCCGGCACTATTCATTTACGGCCTGTTGCATGTTTACTCATCTAAACCGGCACAGGCTAAGAAAACAAAAGATTTAACTGCGCAGGAAGAGGCAGGAAGAAAGGTCTACAACAAGTTCTGTGTTGGATGTCACGGCGTTAACGGGGATGGTAATACTCAGGCTGCAAAATTCTTCAAAGACAAACCACCTAACTTTCACACTGCAGTTTTCAGATGGAAGTCTACACCTGAAGGATGTTTACCAACAGATGAGGATTTACTTCATGTTCTAAACTGGGGTCTCCCACAAACACCAATGCCATCATTCAAACTTGTTCCTGAAGTTCAGAAAAGAGCTGTAATTGCTTATATCAAAACTTTTGCAAGAGATAAGTGGGAAAAAGGACAACCTGATCCAGAAAAATGTCAATCGGTTTACAAAGAAATCAAAAGACCTGCAGACTTTGGTTCTCCAGAGTTAATCCAGAGAGGAAAAGAACTTTATGCTCAAAACTGTACAGCATGTCACGGTGAGCAGGGAGCAGGAGATGGTCCTGTAGCAACAACATTGCCAGTCCCTCCAACAGACCTTACATATCCAGTAAGAGCAGCTGGTCCAGATCCAGAGGATACATTTAGAGTTCTTACAGTTGGACTTGAAGGTTCTCCAATGCCAGCATTTGGACACCTCTCAGAAAGAGATAGATGGGCACTTGTTTCTTACATTGCTTACCTTATGAACAAACAGAAATAA